The genomic DNA CCGTCTCTTCACCTCATTATTGAGCACAGGTCATCAGAAGTCGCTCGGCTGCGACGCTGAACATTAACCCCTGGGCTTCTGTTGACTTGTTCAAAGCCACTGAACTAATGCGGGCGTCGTGTGCCTAAAAAGGTATTAAGAACAAGGATCAAACAGCAGGACTAACTTTGTGACTATACAGTCCCACGCACAGGATTACAATAAGTGAACTAATTCATCCTTGTTAAACTTGCTTAAACTTTGCAACACACATCATAGAATTTCacgcaaatgtcaaaataataaagtgttaaagaaaacagatctttaaaatattttcttgTTATATGGGTCTCCCGGTAGCGCAAATGTCCTCTTGAAGGGCATGAGTCTGAACGCTGTGTTTAAAAAACCTAATAATTCTTATTTCATGACGGAGAGAAATTAACCTTAGCAAAAACAAAAAGCAGCCACGGCGTTGATAATTTAAAGTTATGTTTGGAAAGATTTGATCACATAAGGGGGTATTTAGGGTGCAGAAAGTAAGGATCACAATGCCCGcaaaggtgttttttttcttctatttatCTGAAGCTCCGCATACCGTTTAAGTAATATTAGAGTTTGGCATTCATAGCTAACTATAGCAAAGTATAGCATTTTCTATGACGGGGTTTTTCCTTTGACGGGGTATTGCCTTGTTTTCGCATCTCGGGCTATAGTCGTTTTGAAAAAGGCGAAGGAATGTCTCGGGCGTCAGTGCTGCCAAGGTGCCCCCTGAGATATGCCATTGTCACCGGCAGGAAGCTTTGAAAGTTACAAAAGTATAGAGTAACATTTCTTTTTTCTCCTTTAGATGTCTGAAGCATTAACCGCCGTTCTTGCTTCAGCGCTCACAATCGCGTAGTCCTGTGAGGATTTGAAGTTTCTAAAACGGAAAATGATTTCTTTTCGGATCTTTGATAAAATGTCAATTTTTCGTGGAGAAACGCATCTCTGCGCCTGTGTAATCTAACGTACGAGCAGACTAAACAGAAAATGACTCGCATCCTGCAATATTACTTCATTTATTACCATCGTTATATTTAGAGGTCAATGCCACAAAGGATttctatacaaaaaaaaaatgtatagaACTGAAATCAATTCTTGTGGCTATTTGGGTTGTATAAATATGAATACCTAAATGGTTTCACTTTCCTCAACAAAGATACAGGTAAAACTGTTGCTATTAGGCTAAAACTATGCTATATTGCCCCTGTGACTATAAACCTTAGTTGCCATTTTGAAATAACACTTACAGTCAAATATGAATATCACGTATATGTTTTTTTAGATCcattaatgacattttataatatCCATCTGTGTGACAACATGAATCATTCTTCAGTGCAAACCTCTCAACGTTCAGAGGTTGTTCTGTTATGGTAATATCCTGATATATCTAAACAGCTGCCAGATTATCTTGATATTTTTATTCTTGAAATATTGGGAGTATTTTGTGTTGGTATGTGAAATCCTTTCAGTGAAGGGTCTCAAAAATTAATTTAACTCTAAATGCAACACTCAAGATGTAGATGTATATTTCCGTATAATTTATTGGTGACATTTCTCCATGTTTAGCCTTCAGCGGATAACACAACTTTAGCATTACTGTCACTTTTTACAGTGTTCATTACATACGAAACAGTACCTTTTACAACTAACTTGACTGTCTATTTACTTCTAGACAactgaaaaataattttggatCTCAACCAAGAGAGTCCATTTAAACTCTTCACATCGCAAATGATGCGGTTTTATTCTAATAGTTCACAAAGTAATATTTGTGAACAAAGTAATATTAATATTCTTTGACACCTGAAACTGTTTTAACTGTCATCAATAACTTAGCaagtgaaaaaaataaatatgcatAACATTAGTAATATACAAAGTACTTCTCAATGCAGACAGTAGACTACCACATGTATGTTTTTTAATCTGTTTTATGTGTATTGTTGTCTCCTACTTTATATGTTAATTTGAAAAAGTGCTTTTCTGGACACCATTATCTATAAAGTCCAACAACATAACACATCTCCGGCATTGTCAAGCACTTCCAAACCTTCAAAATGTCtaatttcattaaaaaaaaatgcttaAGGATGAAAAAATGTTCAGAACGACTGTATACAACTATATTACAATAATTACACTTTTTGCAGATGTCTGGAAACATCCAGCAGTATTACATTTTGGTCACATAAATGTATTTGGACTGTcaaaaaaagctgttttatcacaaagaaaagaaaaataaagcaGGAAGTCCTTCTCTCAGTATAAAGAAAAGACCTTTGCTTTATCTAAAACAGTAGCACAACAATGATAAAGGTCCTCCTTAAAAATCGTCTGTCCCCAAGGTAGGTTTTCCTCGTTTTACTTGTTTGGCATGTTTGACAGACAAAGTTTCTCTCGGGAGCTCGGgctcctctctgtgtgtgtgtgcccttctGCTGGGGCTCTTGGCTCCCCGGTgccgtctcctcctcctctcggGCCGGCCGGCGCGGGCCTGGTGGGAGCCCGCCTGATGTTGCTTGCTCTCCAGGAGACGCACCATCTCGTGGTCCTTGTTGCCCAAGACACGGGGCAGGAAGAGGGAAGCTTTGTCAGTGCTCCTTGTCTTGAAGCCCCTCCTGGGCCGGCCCTTGCCGTTGATGGAGACGTACCACTGCTTCCTGGCAAGGGCTCTGCGTTTACCGCTGCTGCCACCTCCACTAAGCCCTAGAGAGGGTGGCTGTGTGGTGGAATGGTGTCTGGACGCGTACGTGTTGTACCCTAGCTCATGGATCCGCTCCAGAAACTCACACTCTTTGTTAAAGACTTCCTGAAAGGCAAAGAACTGAATGTCAGTATTGACTTATCATAGTTTGTTTTGTTAGTATTTTCCAGATTACTCAGTCATTTTACTTTCTGTGTCACAAGTGATCATAATCTGTGATGATACACCTTTTAAAATAGCATTTACAGGCAAATGTTTGTCTGATTCTATGATTTCTGTAGAAATTGATACATTATATGCAGAAACAGCtacaaaatcacaaacaaaACATCCTCGAGTCACGTGCACAATAACCTCTAACCAGTTTAATTCTCTGCGCATTAGTAATTATTCTCAATTTAAGATCAAAACTTTGAAAATGTGTCTCATTCTCACTAATCCAATATTATGTGGCCATACTAGTTACGCATGAAAACACCACCATGTGGCCATGGAATCAAATTGCTCTTCTTGTTATCTGAGCCAGTTACTTGCTCCATATCTACAGATTGGTTTCCAGTGTGACGTAACCCTTACCGAGGCATATAGCCGACCTTTCTCATTCATTGCTAAGTATCTCCCAGAGAACAGGCCCTTGATGGCTACCACTCCAACATCAACTGCAGTGATCTCCAGTATACCTAGAAGAACAGATCAATGTGTCATTTAGCATACTATGAAAGTCATTCGTAAAACGTCAAAATCGAACTATCATGGCACGCGTAGAATAAAGAAGGTCCTTAGCTTCGTATTATTGCATATTGCTAATGAAAGCCTATTTAATTTCATAAATGTGTAAAGATGAGTGGATACGAGTGCAAAAGAGATATCTGATGAGATATCTTTTTATGTGGGTAAACCCTGGGGCATATCTCGGTCTTGCTCTTTCGTTAAAGGCCTACAGAACTAGTGCTGTAAATTACTCGTTCTATTATCACCAGGAAAAGTGCCTTGTCGTCTTACACAAAGACCGAGTCGCGATTTACTGAGAGATTGACAGAGTTGGATAAAAGCTTGACTAAGGTCAAACAGATTTGCCTCTAAAGACCTGGCGAATGACTTTGACGTTTAAGGTTCCCTATACCCTCGAACATTATGCGCTATTGTTTACTCTCCtttccaaaataaataaaagaaaaaaataataaataatatatcaCTTTAAGTGCGGTTTTACCGTGTTTATTTTTATATGCAAGTTATACCTCTCTGCACTGATTGAGTTACGACCTACAGAACAACTCCTGACAAGCCAATCCTGTTGCAAACACACTGACAGATTAGATACACAAACACTAAACGCGCCTTTAAGTGGATGTTTATTCTTGTCTTTTGCAGTGATTAATGGTCCTCTTCATTCTAGTCTCTCGAATAATCATCCTTTTATTGGATAAATACATCCGTTCTCTGTCATTATGTTAAAGTGTCTGTTAAATCCTATTTTCATATGGAAATGCGCATCCTCTCGGGGGTTGGATTTGGCTAATTGGAAACCTATGCTTGACAAATGACTGCAGAATTGAGATAAAAACCGATCGGCTAAAAACAACGACCACAAGCCCCCGAGTGTCACTAGCTTGATATGTCAGACATAATATAGGCTAAGTAAAACAAGTGATTACgagcaagaccccccccccccctcaaaaaaaataataatacaaaaaacaaaacacgttGAAAACATACTTTGTTAAAATGTCTATATCATTTAACTAAATTGTCAGTGAAATCAGGTTCCCTTCACTGTTTTGTACACCTCCCCAAAGTCACTGTTCAGAACGTTTGCTGTTACGTTTGGTTTTTCTTAGTCTATATATGACATTTTATTGACACAGTGGCGACGCTATTTCTTTGGTTTCTTATTTGACTTTTGAAGGTAACTGAATATATTTTCTGAAATTTACTTCTGAAGCTGTATGTGTTCTAGTTTTACAACAGATTTTCCCATTATTTACTAATTATTGGAAAACACTACCAATAAAGTTTTTGCAGTTTCATTCCGCATAAGCGATGTAAACAAATGCTTAAAAGTACAACGCTATTCCCGCTTTTCAGTTCGAGGAACATTAACTGGGTTCAAGTATACTTACTGAAAGGGTTGTCCTCTTCAAGAGATCCGTCTATTTTCCCATTTGGGTGAATTTGCAAATGGTATTTTGTGGCGCAGTAAAGTTTTCTGCGTCGCGGAGCTCCTCCGAGGTGTTCGTAAACCCCACCGCGTCCCCCGGCATCCCGCCGCTGCCTCGGGTCACACGCCCGGCCCCCGGCACAAGGCGCCCGCGGGCTCCCGGCCACCCTCACCGCCAGAGACTCCTGCACACTTGTATACAAGAAACTCAGCAACAACAAGAGCTGAATTATAACCATTGTGGCATGGCCGGATATCGGAAAAATCTCGCAGGAATACAAAGAGCTGGCACTCGGGGTCCCATCAAAGAAGTAACGTTTGTCTGTGCCGCAAAGTCAAAACGAAGCGATCCAGTCCACGGAACATATGAAAGTTTATGTATCCCAGTGTCCTGTCTTTAATCTGCGGTATTCTGGTTTCGGAGTAGCCCTGGTCATTTATTAGAGCCGGCGTGGTGACAACAGCGTGGGCTCCTCTCGGTGGTGGTCATGGGctccactctcctctccaaagCACACTGTATCTGCCCGAGGTGGAGGAAAAAGCCCCTCGATTTCACATGGAGGCTATCGTGAGATTTCGCTGATCGACAGTGTGCACAGAAATAAAGAACCTTCCTGTAACAATAGCCCGAGGCCCGACCAATTGATACAAAGGAAAAGGGGGAGGCAAAGGTATCAGTCTTGTGTGAACCAAGAGGTTGCAGCGTGGATAAAATTACACAGCATTACACACGACGGCTTACTGCGGAAAACCGCATCACAAAGAAGCGAGCCATCCGAGGGCAGAGTTTTCTTCTTTTGAAAGATCCAAAAGGCCAATTATACATCCGAAAATTATACACTGTGGTCTGGAGGCATGAGCATTGCCCTGTGGCTCGCGACTATCAAATTAATTTTCGCTGCTCGCGACTAGATCGAACAGTGAcgttaacgtgtgtgtgtgtacgcacgtgGCTTTCCAGGGTGCATATTCGAAACAGATGCGTGTAAAATGTGCAGCATCGCCGACTGAGATATCTTTGCTGAACGCATGACTTAACAACTCCCTGAACACTATTCAATAACTCGCGGAGCATTGATTCAACAACTCACTgaactcttctgaacgttttgctGTGCGTCTGACTAGATTGTATTTCTGCAGTTTCTGACTAAAGTTACACTTTCGTCAACGTTTGTATCTCGAAACATTTAAACGACTGCGTACAGTAAAGTACATTTACGTCATTAAAGCATTTTAACCATCTCTGTTCTGTTGCGATTTTTCTAGCTGGTATTTTGAAATAACTATGCGTAAAGGCATCCTTTTATTTACTCAGCTCCCTCCCACTCAAAATAACGGTTCTCGGTCAGTCACTCAAGTCTTAGTAATTTGTCTTGACACAACTTCCGTTTTTACCATCTCGTTTTACAAAGAAATTCTAAAGAAATTTTGCATTCCGCTGCTAAGTATCTGTCGGATGTTCATGCTCGTTAAAGGCCTTGTTGGGGAGGGCATATAGGATGCTTTTACTGGCTAAAAGATAACTGAAGGGAATCGACCGATTAAGACCTGTTTTGTCCTTCCTGACAGTCCAAAGAGGATCAGAGAAAAGTGCTGCATATCCTCGCCATCTGAGGAAAAGAAATCCGGCAGTGTGTTCCAAAACTGAAGTCTAGTCCATCGACTGTGCCGAACTAATTCCCATACACTGTCCAGAGCGCACCTCCGGCGTCGCTACAACACGAAGCTAAAGGTCTTGATCGTGCCGTTAATTAAAGCCGCATTATGACATTTACGTTGATATGTCTACACTATATTCAAGCTATTCTAAATACGTCTGAAACGTCTCCAGCAACTAATACCAAAGCTTCTGTTGTGCACGAGCAGTGGGTGGAAGAGTAGCGCGCAAATGACTTCTGCCTAAATTGCTTCCATCTTGGTCGCATTATGGTTACCATTCTCATAATTAGCACCATCATCTACAAATCTCCTTGCCCTTTGGCGTAACACCAGCGCATGCTATCAAGAGCTTTTAAAACCTCGAGGGAATGCGCGCTTAATTTGTCTTCCTCGTTCATACATCACCAGCCGTCCCCGTTTGTCACACAGTTTTAAAAGAGGGAGCTTGGTCATATTAAGTTATTCGTCGCACTTCTCCCGCGCGCTGCGGGCCCTGGGCACATTAGACTACACACCAGGGTATCAGCCTACTGATGTATATCATGCACTGCTCTGGTGACCGTTCCTGAGAGAGACGATCTTGATGTGGTTTGATGCTGACAGAGGGTGGGATTTCAGATGTGGTCGGCTGTTTCTTTCTAAAAGTATTTTAATTACGGCCCACAGCCGCCCACAAAGCCTCGCAGTAATAATCAGTATGAGTTGTCTGATTTTGCGCGGTcccggacagagagagaaagagagagagaaagagagaaaattaAGATGTCACATTTTAACATTTGAGCAAATAAAGGCTATTCCATTATTAGCGGGTGACATATTCTTTTCTAGGgtgagtgcatgtgtaagaCATTGTCTGGGGTTAATTGTAATCTTTAAATTGCGATTATATATAATTTGCCTGTTTTGGGGTTTTctattgaaacaaaatatcAACGAGTAGATAAGCAAAGAAAAATACGCCACCTTTTAGATTTGctgttatatttatttataggaATCCCACTTTGAGCTGATTTTTAGCGTGCGTGGTAATCAGAGGTCTGGCTGCTTAAGCAGTCTGAacgggacagagagagatgcgATATCGTAACTGCGCGCTTCCTCTTCAATTAGAGGGTCATCACTGACCCAGAGTTCAGTTCATCTTAGTGGCCCATCTAAAGTAGGCTAATTGCCCATTTTTTCCTTCAGTGATTTTTGGCCACGCTGACGAGTATTCATTCCACAATTTCTTTTAATTAATGACACTccccagcaggcatttcaacgttgaatcgacgttgaatcaacgtcgaaagtgatggttgaatcaacgttggattttgtgtcgattttgaaaggtgaatcaacgttgatatgccaacgtcgtttcaacgtcatacattcaaccttgaataaaccataaaattcacgttcatgatgctcaaaattgcatgggagagaggaaaaaaacaactgtatgccataatgaaaaaagaacactCTTATTTTTTTTTAGTCTTTCATTTAACTCGGAGtaccaccacacaacctcatggcctcaagtctgggactcgaacccacgacccttcggtctcaagaccagctccctaaccgccaggccacgactaCCCTGCAAACTCTCTTTAAAGctgttgatttgtcattgcgaagttttgtttctgcctcaaaacatttaaaaccgtttaattgcctgatgttgtcttcctggttaatacctgcctgtttttgacgacgtttttggacaaattaattttaaaaaattatattattattattattactactactactaataataataattaatacctctttcaaaaccctcagccaatgccaaagtgttgtttgtacttttttattgtatgtgttttttggtaatacaaaggcaggttgaagatattacgttgattcaccgttaatagttcaacgtttgcgcaaccatttaacattaaacgttgattcaccgttaatagttcaacgttttcgcaaccatttaacattaaacgttgattcaccgttaatagttcaacgtttgcgcaaccatttaacattaaacgttgattcaacgttgtttcaacgttgaaacaacaacagacagtatttcaactatatttcaaccacatttcaacgttgaaggtcggtcgtgtgccagctgggtCTTTTCCCAAGACCTGAtcaaaataaattaatacaACTCCTTTCCATGTTAAAACAATTAGTTTGGCTATGTTTTCGAAACATATATTCAGCGCCTTTGGTAATTGCCCGCAAATTTCAAAATTTCAAGCACATAACGAGCCCTTTGGACATTAACAAAGGTTAATAGTTGCTGGTACTTTTTTCTTACGCGGGCAGAAAAGGAGGCACCAATAATCCAGACCAAATCAAACTGACCTCTGAAGCTTTTCTGCTGTACTTTTTCTCATGCATGGTTACTTTTTTTGCGCTAGTGATCTGAGGGCCCGGGTAGAGGCGCAGCCACTTTCCCAGACGGCAATGGCTCTCGTCCCCTGACAAATCGCTGTTGAGCCCCTTTTGTCCGGGCTCACTTTGATCTCACCTGCTTGTCAGCGACGAAGAAAGAACTCCCGTACAGTTCGAACGCACTGCAAACAAATTGGCAAGCACTTTATTGTCATACCTCATTACCTCAGGTTGGTGTGGGAGAAACGTTAACCCTTTTGGACACACCGGGAAAGGAAAGTTGCTGTGTATTTGAGGTTCCAATGAAGTTTTGTAATTGtctgtttggtggtcttatttAGTCATGTGATGGTTTTTGTAAATAAAGATTAAACGTTTTTTTGGATCACAGTAAagtttttgcttgtttgtttgtttacattttccTAACGATTTCTTTAAATgatcattatttattttattggcaGAAGGACCCAACACAAAGTCTGCTCCCTGGCATGTTGACATGCCCTGTTCATCGGAGCAGTATGAATGATGATAAAGAAATTGAAGACATTGGCTTCGCCGCCTCACAGCACCTCATCGGTTCCACTGCCTGCGGAGTCAGGAGGGCTGGACTCGTCTCTGTGGTCACGCCCAATTTCTCTGTCATGGTGGAACATGCCAGAGGACACTTTTATTTGCTTTGAAGCAATTTGGATACAACACCCATAACAGATTTCAGTGCCCTTGAGACAGATCATCTCACTTATGACACACACTTTTCATAAATATCAATAACAGTCCAGTGTGATCCACTTGGGTGCAAAGTCAAAGCCttattttcctctttctctttttctcctctctccccctatacttctctctctctctacacctttCTCTCCTCAATCTCCctttatctctcctctctctctctctctctctctctctatcattctctctacctctctctctcacccctctccctcgccccccctctctctcccacacttcTTGAAACCAGAGAGGGTTTCCTTATGCCTCTCCAGCTCTTTGATTGTTACCTGCAGGTCTCAAATACCATTTTAGAGGACAGCGGAGTGCTCTG from Brachyhypopomus gauderio isolate BG-103 chromosome 12, BGAUD_0.2, whole genome shotgun sequence includes the following:
- the fgf3 gene encoding fibroblast growth factor 3; translated protein: MVIIQLLLLLSFLYTSVQESLAVRVAGSPRAPCAGGRACDPRQRRDAGGRGGVYEHLGGAPRRRKLYCATKYHLQIHPNGKIDGSLEEDNPFSILEITAVDVGVVAIKGLFSGRYLAMNEKGRLYASEVFNKECEFLERIHELGYNTYASRHHSTTQPPSLGLSGGGSSGKRRALARKQWYVSINGKGRPRRGFKTRSTDKASLFLPRVLGNKDHEMVRLLESKQHQAGSHQARAGRPERRRRRHRGAKSPSRRAHTHREEPELPRETLSVKHAKQVKRGKPTLGTDDF